CGCCTTCATCTCCTCGGGGATACCCGCGAAGACGTAGACGTTCTCGACGATACAGCCCGGCGCCCACGCCTCGTCGACGACGATCGGCGTCGCGCCTTCGGGCAAGGAGGCGGCGGCCTCGAGGTCCAACTCGAGGTCGTACTCCGCGACCATCTCGGGGTTCTCCTCGCGGAACTCGGCCGCCTTCTCGCGGAGGTCGTCGTAAATCCGCTCGTGGACGACGAGGTCGCGGTCCAGCCCTTCGGCGGCGGCCTCGACGGTCATATCGTCGGGCGTGCCGCCGATCCCGCCGGTGACGATGACCGCGTCGAACTCGTCGCGCCAGCGGCCGACGTAGTCGGCGATCTCGGCGCGGTCGTCGGGGATCGTCAGAATCCGGTGGACGGTGCTGCCGCGCTCGGTGAGGCGTCCGGCCAGCCAGGCGGCGTTCGTGTTCGTCGTGGTCCCTGCGAGCAGTTCGTCGCCGACCGAAACGATCGCGACGTTCATGGCCGCGGTTGGGCCTCGAGGCAGTTAGCCGCTCCGCCGGCGGCAGTCCGTCGGCGTTGCGGCGGGCGGCCGGTCGTCGGCGCTGGTCGGGTCTCGGAAACGAAATCGACGATAGCGGAGCGGAGCGATCAACCGACGCCAATACCGGTTTGCAGGCCGTCGCTCGCCCGAATCCGTTCGCACTCCGTCTTACATGTATAACTGGGTGTTTTTCAGGACTTCACAACGATTTTATGTCCCCGTCAGGGTAAACCGGGGTACCAATGGCTGCCGACCCAGCACGGGTTGCAGAAACCAGCGGCTGCGAGTCGAATCACGAGTCTTCAACTGGCGTCGAACCGGGAACCGAAACCGAATCGTCTCGGTCGCTGTCGCGTCGTCGCGCCCTCTCCGGAGTCGCGGCCGGATCGATGACCGCGCTCGCCGGCTGCGCGAAGATCTTCGGCAGCGATACGACGAGTTCCGACGACGTGCTCGACGTCTGCGTCTGGAGCGGCAACTACTACGATCGGTTCGAGGAATCGGTCGTCCCGCTGTACGAGGACGAGTACGGCGTCGACGTCCGATTGCACGGCGGCTGGAACGACATCCTCGTCGACATCCGACAGTCGAGCGGCGAGCCGCCGTACGACGTGACCGTCGCGGACGGCTACTTCTACCACGTCGGTCGACAGGAAGGGCTCTTCGAGCCGGTCCGCACGGACAACGTGCCGAACCTGGACGGCGCGATCGACCACTACACCGAGATCCGGACGACGGAGTACGGCGTCCCGGTCGACGGCGCGCCCTGCAACATCATCTACCGCGAGGACATGGACTTCGAGCCCGAGACGTGGGCCGACCTCGGCGCCGATCCCGTCGACAACAGCACGGGTATCGGGATCGACACCGGCTTCTGGTGGTTCCCGGTCCACGCCGCCGCGGTCGGCATGGACGACCGCGAGCTCGCGGGCGAACTCTACGAGGAGTCGCTCCACGATTCGGTCTTCGATCAGCTCCGGAGCTGGAACATCAACAGCTGGGCCAGCTCGGGCCAGGACATCTGGCAGGCGTTCGACGACGGCACCATCGACGTCGCCCAGTGGTACTTCGAGCAGACCGCCTACGACATCGACGACCACGACGGGCTCACCCACACGCTCCCCGAGGAGACGACCGGCTACCTGAACAACTGGTGCGTCGTCAACGGGACCGAACGCCGCGACCAGGCCGAGGAGTTCCTCGACTTCCTCCTTTCCGCCGAGACGCAGACGACGTGGTCCGAGTCCAGTCCCGCCCTCTTCTGTAACGCGGAGATGGAGTACGCCAACGACCTGGGCGAGCAACTGCCGACGACCGGCGAGGAGGCCCGGCAGATCGCCTTCCCCGACTGGGGGTACCTCGAGGACTACTACGAGGCGTTCGACGAGGAGTACAGCGCGATCCGGACGAACAACTGATTTCGTACAACAGACTGCCAACAATGGCTACAATCGAACTCAACAGCCTCGAGAAGCGCTACGGCGACACGCTCGCCGTCGAGGACGTCTCGGCGACCATCGCGGACGGCGAACTGCTCTGTCTGCTCGGGCCGAGCGGCAGCGGAAAGTCGACGACGCTGCGGATGATCGCCGGCCTCGAGTCGCCGACCGACGGCGGGATTCACGTCGGCGACGAGGACGTGACCGACCAGCCGGCCTACGAGCGAAACACCGCGACGGTGTTCCAGGACTGGGCGCTGTTCCCCCACAAAACGGTGCTGGAGAACGTCGCGTTCGGCCTGAAGATGCACGGCGTCCCGAAGGAGGAACGCCGCGAGCGAGCCCAAAAGATGCTCGAGCGCGTCGAGATGGGCGACTACGGCGATCAGGACCCGACGAACCTGAGCGGCGGGCAGAAACAGCGCGTCGCGCTCGCGCGCTCGCTGGCCGTCGAACCCGACGTCC
The DNA window shown above is from Halopiger xanaduensis SH-6 and carries:
- a CDS encoding competence/damage-inducible protein A — translated: MNVAIVSVGDELLAGTTTNTNAAWLAGRLTERGSTVHRILTIPDDRAEIADYVGRWRDEFDAVIVTGGIGGTPDDMTVEAAAEGLDRDLVVHERIYDDLREKAAEFREENPEMVAEYDLELDLEAAASLPEGATPIVVDEAWAPGCIVENVYVFAGIPEEMKAMFREVEAEFRGDATAKTIYTPAPEGSLHGVLERAGDEFDVAVGSYPRGESRPGRIRVTGTDESTVEEAIEWLRERVETTEPPSESESKSKSEAESE
- a CDS encoding ABC transporter substrate-binding protein, which codes for MAADPARVAETSGCESNHESSTGVEPGTETESSRSLSRRRALSGVAAGSMTALAGCAKIFGSDTTSSDDVLDVCVWSGNYYDRFEESVVPLYEDEYGVDVRLHGGWNDILVDIRQSSGEPPYDVTVADGYFYHVGRQEGLFEPVRTDNVPNLDGAIDHYTEIRTTEYGVPVDGAPCNIIYREDMDFEPETWADLGADPVDNSTGIGIDTGFWWFPVHAAAVGMDDRELAGELYEESLHDSVFDQLRSWNINSWASSGQDIWQAFDDGTIDVAQWYFEQTAYDIDDHDGLTHTLPEETTGYLNNWCVVNGTERRDQAEEFLDFLLSAETQTTWSESSPALFCNAEMEYANDLGEQLPTTGEEARQIAFPDWGYLEDYYEAFDEEYSAIRTNN